In Epinephelus fuscoguttatus linkage group LG15, E.fuscoguttatus.final_Chr_v1, a genomic segment contains:
- the LOC125901708 gene encoding 1-phosphatidylinositol 4,5-bisphosphate phosphodiesterase delta-1-like isoform X1 yields the protein MNCFRNEPKRSRSEELRRYVRSQQVIEMAEEILGMEGDPDLQFLLQGGDLLKVLSPSWKRTRYFRLMEDCKTVWRESKKTFKSSQTFSLDDISAVQMGRHSEGLKKNTEAQVEGRCFSIMFKGRRKTLDLIASSEEEAKQWVNSLQKMVSRLNNLNTQQKTEHWIFSCLAKADKNQDDKMSKSELKNFLRLINIEVDDKYTEMLFKECDKSKSGYLSGEEIKHFYDLLTSREEVDVIYGEYAKTSGFMSSQNLVDFLMKEQREKAGLADARNIIQKYEPDEKAKQQNLLSKDGFLMYMHSPEALVLNPDHRDVYQDMSHPLNHYFISSSHNTYLMEDQLKGPSSTEAYVRALLKGCRCVELDCWDGSDDEPEIYHGYTLTSKILFKDVIAAIKEYAFKTSDYPVILSLENHCSVEQQEVMARHMSSILGSALVTSPLGDGMPDNFPSPEELKGKFLIKGKRLNKLEASFAAEAADDDDIDVTEEEESNDEDEAEQQEQKKKKEKKKLKLAKELSDMVVYCKSVHFHGFEDAQQNLSFYEMSSFKESKAMELAEESANSYICHNVEKLSRIYPAGSRTDSSNYDPVPLWNAGCQIVALNFQTTCKEMDINQGRFLVNGKSGYILKPAYMRDVNTEFDPITLTRGEWLKPKALHIMVISAQQLPKVNKKKSSIVDPLVKVQVFGVPADVAKRETIYVENNGFNPSWNENFQFDVYVPDLALVRFVVEDYDSTSDNEFVGQYTLPFNSLKMGYRHVPLLSKNGDVLPSAGLFVHIMVLDAE from the exons ATGAACTGCTTCCGAAATGAACCCAAACGCAGCAGATCTGAGGAGTTACGGCGGTATGTCAGGAGCCAGCAGGTGATAGAGATGGCCGAGGAGATCCTAG GTATGGAGGGTGATCCAGACCTCCAGTTCCTCCTGCAAGGGGGAGACCTCCTCAAGGTGCTCTCCCCGTCCTGGAAGAGGACCCGTTACTTCAGGCTCATGGAGGACTGCAAGACCGTCTGGAGAGAGTCCAAGAAAACCTTCAAGTCAAGCCAGACGT TCTCGCTTGATGACATCTCAGCAGTGCAAATGGGCCGTCATTCAGAGGGTCtgaagaagaacacagaggCGCAGGTGGAGGGCCGCTGCTTCTCCATCATGTTCAAGGGCCGCCGCAAGACCCTGGACCTCATCGCCAGCTCAGAGGAGGAGGCCAAGCAGTGGGTCAACAGTCTGCAGAAGATGGTCTCCAGATTAAACAACCTCAACACCCAGCAGAAGACCGAGCA TTGGATCTTCAGCTGTCTGGCGAAAGCAGACAAAAACCAGGATGATAAGATGAGTAAGTCAGAGCTGAAGAACTTCCTGCGTCTGATCAACATCGAGGTGGATGACAAATACACAGAGATGCTCTTTAAG GAATGTGACAAATCCAAATCTGGATATCTGTCTGGAGAGGAGATTAAACATTTCTATGACCTGTTGACCAGTCGGGAGGAAGTCGACGTGATCTACGGAGAGTATGCTAAGACGTCAGGCTTCATGAGTTCGCAGAACCTGGTGGACTTCCTGATgaaagaacagagagagaaagccgGGCTGGCGGACGCACGCAACATAATCCAGAAGTATGAGCCAGATGAAAAAG CCAAGCAGCAGAATCTGTTGTCCAAAGATGGCTTCCTCATGTACATGCACAGTCCAGAGGCCTTGGTACTTAATCCAGATCACAGAGACGTATACCAGGACATGAGCCATCCCCTCAACCACTACTTCATCTCCTCCTCGCACAACACCTACCTCATGGAGGATCAGCTCAAAGggcccagcagcacagaggctTACGTCAG GGCTCTGCTGAAGGGCTGCCGCTGTGTGGAGCTGGACTGCTGGGATGGATCAGATGATGAGCCAGAGATCTACCACGGATACACACTCACCTCCAAGATCCTCTTCAAAGACGTCATCGCAGCCATCAAGGAGTACGCTTTCAAG ACATCTGATTACCCAGTTATCCTCTCCTTGGAGAACCACTGCAGTGTGGAGCAGCAGGAAGTCATGGCCCGCCACATGAGCTCCATCCTGGGCAGTGCACTTGTCACCTCTCCCCTGGGGGACGGCATGCCCGACAACTTTCCATCTCCTGAG GAGCTGAAGGGGAAGTTCCTCATCAAAGGGAAGAGGTTAAACAAACTGGAGGCCAGCTTTGCTGCTGAGGCAGCAGATGATGATGACATTGACGTGACGGAGGAGGAAGAGTCAAATGACGAAGATGAGGCTGAACAGCaggagcaaaagaaaaaaaag GAGAAAAAGAAGCTGAAACTAGCGAAGGAGCTGTCTGACATGGTGGTCTACTGTAAGAGCGTCCACTTCCATGGCTTTGAGGACGCCCAACAAAACCTGAGCTTCTACGAGATGTCATCCTTCAAGGAGAGTAAGGCCATGGAGCTGGCAGAGGAGTCAG CAAATTCCTACATCTGTCATAACGTGGAAAAGCTGAGCCGCATCTATCCGGCTGGCAGTAGGACCGACTCCTCCAACTACGACCCAGTGCCTCTGTGGAATGCTGGCTGCCAAATCG TTGCCTTAAACTTCCAGACGACCTGCAAGGAAATGGACATTAACCAGGGCAGATTCCTGGTTAACGGAAAGAGCGGCTACATTCTGAAGCCGGCCTATATGAGAGACGTAAACACAGAATTTGACCCCATCACCCTGACCCGAGGAGAATGGCTGAAGCCAAAGGCGCTCCACATCATG GTGATATCAGCCCAGCAGCTCCCCAAAGTGAACAAGAAGAAGTCCTCCATCGTGGACCCGCTGGTTAAGGTGCAGGTTTTCGGAGTGCCAGCTGATGTTGCCAAGAGAGAGACCATTTATGTGGAAAACAACG GTTTTAACCCATCATGGAATGAAAACTTCCAGTTTGATGTTTATGTACCAGACCTGGCACTGGTGCGCTTCGTCGTCGAGGACTACGACTCCACGTCTGACAATGAGTTTGTCGGGCAGTACACGCTTCCATTCAACAGCTTAAAAATGG GATACAGACATGTCCCTCTGCTCAGTAAGAACGGAGACGTCCTCCCCTCAGCTGGACTCTTCGTACACATCATGGTCCTTGATGCTGAGTGA
- the LOC125901708 gene encoding 1-phosphatidylinositol 4,5-bisphosphate phosphodiesterase delta-1-like isoform X2 — protein sequence METNGIENKITGMEGDPDLQFLLQGGDLLKVLSPSWKRTRYFRLMEDCKTVWRESKKTFKSSQTFSLDDISAVQMGRHSEGLKKNTEAQVEGRCFSIMFKGRRKTLDLIASSEEEAKQWVNSLQKMVSRLNNLNTQQKTEHWIFSCLAKADKNQDDKMSKSELKNFLRLINIEVDDKYTEMLFKECDKSKSGYLSGEEIKHFYDLLTSREEVDVIYGEYAKTSGFMSSQNLVDFLMKEQREKAGLADARNIIQKYEPDEKAKQQNLLSKDGFLMYMHSPEALVLNPDHRDVYQDMSHPLNHYFISSSHNTYLMEDQLKGPSSTEAYVRALLKGCRCVELDCWDGSDDEPEIYHGYTLTSKILFKDVIAAIKEYAFKTSDYPVILSLENHCSVEQQEVMARHMSSILGSALVTSPLGDGMPDNFPSPEELKGKFLIKGKRLNKLEASFAAEAADDDDIDVTEEEESNDEDEAEQQEQKKKKEKKKLKLAKELSDMVVYCKSVHFHGFEDAQQNLSFYEMSSFKESKAMELAEESANSYICHNVEKLSRIYPAGSRTDSSNYDPVPLWNAGCQIVALNFQTTCKEMDINQGRFLVNGKSGYILKPAYMRDVNTEFDPITLTRGEWLKPKALHIMVISAQQLPKVNKKKSSIVDPLVKVQVFGVPADVAKRETIYVENNGFNPSWNENFQFDVYVPDLALVRFVVEDYDSTSDNEFVGQYTLPFNSLKMGYRHVPLLSKNGDVLPSAGLFVHIMVLDAE from the exons GTATGGAGGGTGATCCAGACCTCCAGTTCCTCCTGCAAGGGGGAGACCTCCTCAAGGTGCTCTCCCCGTCCTGGAAGAGGACCCGTTACTTCAGGCTCATGGAGGACTGCAAGACCGTCTGGAGAGAGTCCAAGAAAACCTTCAAGTCAAGCCAGACGT TCTCGCTTGATGACATCTCAGCAGTGCAAATGGGCCGTCATTCAGAGGGTCtgaagaagaacacagaggCGCAGGTGGAGGGCCGCTGCTTCTCCATCATGTTCAAGGGCCGCCGCAAGACCCTGGACCTCATCGCCAGCTCAGAGGAGGAGGCCAAGCAGTGGGTCAACAGTCTGCAGAAGATGGTCTCCAGATTAAACAACCTCAACACCCAGCAGAAGACCGAGCA TTGGATCTTCAGCTGTCTGGCGAAAGCAGACAAAAACCAGGATGATAAGATGAGTAAGTCAGAGCTGAAGAACTTCCTGCGTCTGATCAACATCGAGGTGGATGACAAATACACAGAGATGCTCTTTAAG GAATGTGACAAATCCAAATCTGGATATCTGTCTGGAGAGGAGATTAAACATTTCTATGACCTGTTGACCAGTCGGGAGGAAGTCGACGTGATCTACGGAGAGTATGCTAAGACGTCAGGCTTCATGAGTTCGCAGAACCTGGTGGACTTCCTGATgaaagaacagagagagaaagccgGGCTGGCGGACGCACGCAACATAATCCAGAAGTATGAGCCAGATGAAAAAG CCAAGCAGCAGAATCTGTTGTCCAAAGATGGCTTCCTCATGTACATGCACAGTCCAGAGGCCTTGGTACTTAATCCAGATCACAGAGACGTATACCAGGACATGAGCCATCCCCTCAACCACTACTTCATCTCCTCCTCGCACAACACCTACCTCATGGAGGATCAGCTCAAAGggcccagcagcacagaggctTACGTCAG GGCTCTGCTGAAGGGCTGCCGCTGTGTGGAGCTGGACTGCTGGGATGGATCAGATGATGAGCCAGAGATCTACCACGGATACACACTCACCTCCAAGATCCTCTTCAAAGACGTCATCGCAGCCATCAAGGAGTACGCTTTCAAG ACATCTGATTACCCAGTTATCCTCTCCTTGGAGAACCACTGCAGTGTGGAGCAGCAGGAAGTCATGGCCCGCCACATGAGCTCCATCCTGGGCAGTGCACTTGTCACCTCTCCCCTGGGGGACGGCATGCCCGACAACTTTCCATCTCCTGAG GAGCTGAAGGGGAAGTTCCTCATCAAAGGGAAGAGGTTAAACAAACTGGAGGCCAGCTTTGCTGCTGAGGCAGCAGATGATGATGACATTGACGTGACGGAGGAGGAAGAGTCAAATGACGAAGATGAGGCTGAACAGCaggagcaaaagaaaaaaaag GAGAAAAAGAAGCTGAAACTAGCGAAGGAGCTGTCTGACATGGTGGTCTACTGTAAGAGCGTCCACTTCCATGGCTTTGAGGACGCCCAACAAAACCTGAGCTTCTACGAGATGTCATCCTTCAAGGAGAGTAAGGCCATGGAGCTGGCAGAGGAGTCAG CAAATTCCTACATCTGTCATAACGTGGAAAAGCTGAGCCGCATCTATCCGGCTGGCAGTAGGACCGACTCCTCCAACTACGACCCAGTGCCTCTGTGGAATGCTGGCTGCCAAATCG TTGCCTTAAACTTCCAGACGACCTGCAAGGAAATGGACATTAACCAGGGCAGATTCCTGGTTAACGGAAAGAGCGGCTACATTCTGAAGCCGGCCTATATGAGAGACGTAAACACAGAATTTGACCCCATCACCCTGACCCGAGGAGAATGGCTGAAGCCAAAGGCGCTCCACATCATG GTGATATCAGCCCAGCAGCTCCCCAAAGTGAACAAGAAGAAGTCCTCCATCGTGGACCCGCTGGTTAAGGTGCAGGTTTTCGGAGTGCCAGCTGATGTTGCCAAGAGAGAGACCATTTATGTGGAAAACAACG GTTTTAACCCATCATGGAATGAAAACTTCCAGTTTGATGTTTATGTACCAGACCTGGCACTGGTGCGCTTCGTCGTCGAGGACTACGACTCCACGTCTGACAATGAGTTTGTCGGGCAGTACACGCTTCCATTCAACAGCTTAAAAATGG GATACAGACATGTCCCTCTGCTCAGTAAGAACGGAGACGTCCTCCCCTCAGCTGGACTCTTCGTACACATCATGGTCCTTGATGCTGAGTGA